The segment CGTCGTTGCATCACAGTTTCTGTACCGGTACGTATGGACGACTACTCTGTGAAAGTTTTCACAGGCTACCGTGTTCAGTACTCTCCAACTTTGGGCCCCTACAAAGGTGGCATCCGTTATCACCAAAACGTAGACCTTCAAGAAGTTGTCGGCCTTGCCGCTTTGATGACTTTCAAAAACTCTGTTCTAGGTCTTCCATTGGGTGGAGCTAAAGGTGGTATCACAGTTGATCCAACCAAGCTTTCCCGTACTGAAAAACAAAACCTGACTCGTCGTTATGCTTCTGAAATTGGACCTTTCGTTGGACCAACTAAAGATATTCCAGCTCCAGACGTGGGCACTGATCCACAAACGATGGCTTGGTTCATGGATACTTACTCTCAAGAACAAGGTGGCTTCGCACAACCTGGCGTGGTGACTGGTAAACCGGTTGAAATCGGTGGTTCTTTGGGCCGTAACCATGCAACGGGCTTGGGTGTTGTTTACGTGGCTGAAAAAGCTTTCGAAGTGAACAAAATGAGCTTGAAAGGCGCAACGATTGCAATCCAAGGATTCGGCAACGTGGGTTCTTTCGCAGCTAAGTTCGCGCATGAGCGCGGTGCTCGCATCGTTGCCGTCAGCGACGTTTCTGGTGGTATCTTCAACGGCGACGGCTTGGATATCCCTGAAGTTCTTGAGTACATCAAAGCTCACAAATTCCTGAAGGGCTACCCTAAAGCAACTCCAATCAGCAATGAAGATTTGCTTGAAGTTAAATGTGATGCTTTGTTCCCGTGCGCTCTTGAAAATCAAATCGACACGCACAACGCTGAAAAAATCCAAGCGAAAATCATCGTTGAAGGTGCGAACGGACCTGTAACAAATGCAGCGACAAAAATCCTTACAAAACGTGGCGTTTACATCGCTCCAGACGTTATTGCTAACGGTGGCGGCGTGATCGTTTCTTACTTTGAATGGGTTCAAGATACGATGGCTTTGTTCTGGGACGAAGACGAAGTGAACGGTCGTTTGAAAACGATCATCACAAAAGCTTTCGACAAAGGTCACTCTTTTGCGACTGAGAAAAACGTCGACATGAGATCTGCTGCGATGGCGGTTTCAGTTCAACGCCTTGAGAAAGCGATGCTTCTCAGAGGTTTGTACCCAAGATAATGTTTCCCAGAAAAGGCGGTGCAAACCGCCTTTTCTTTTTTTGCCAGCTGTACGGAGTATTCATGCGTCCTTGGCTTTTACTACCACCTCAATGGGCTCACGATCTTATCCCTCTCACACTTCCCTTTATTTCGATGGCTTACGGAAGAAAAATTCCGGAATGGAATAGCTTCACATGGCGGGATATGACTTTTGCAAATCCAGTAGGAATTGCAGGAGGAGTGGATAAGAATGCAGAACATCTAAAGGACTGGTGGCGCCTTGGTTGCGGTTTTGTCGAGGTCGGCACGGTCACTCCCCTCGCACAGGATCCCAATCCTGGAAAAATCATGGACCGCGATAAATCACTTCAGGCGATGTGGAATAAAATGGGTTTTCCCAGCCATGGCGCTGACGAAGTTTTCTATAATCTTGCTGCTTATGCCCCCCGATTTCGCACTACTGTTTTTGTGAATATCGGAAAGAATCGGACGACTCCGAACAACGAGGCCGTCCAAGACTATTTGACCCTCGTCGATAAGTTTCGTCCATTTGCCGATGCCTTTGTTGTGAATGTTTCCAGCCCAAATACTCAGGGACTTCGCGAACTTCAGAACAAAGACAACCTTCGCAATCTTTTGGGTCCCATCATCGACAGAGTTTCACACTTTGAGCCGACTCCGGTTTTGGTGAAGTTGAGTCCTGACATGGGCGATGATGCCCTGGCCGAAGCGATCACTCATTGTCATGAATTGGGTGTCGATGGCTTCGTTTTGACAAATACCACACTTTCAAGGCCTCCCGGCTGCCACTTCCCCGCAGAAGGGGGACTTTCTGGAGCCCCTTTAAAGCACCTCTCTCAACGCGCCTTGCAAATTGCTGTGCAAATTTTAGGCAAAAATAAAGATGAGAAGCTGCTGGTGAGTGCTGGTGGCATTATGAGTCCGGATGATGTCTTTGAAAGATTGCAAATGGGCGCCAATCTTGTTCAAATTTATTCTGCACTCGTGTTCTATGGTCCCGGTTTTTTCCACGAGGTAGCAAGAAAGCATCATGAGCGACAATAAGCTTTCCTCCGGCGGAGCCGGAGGGCAAACCAGCCCCAGCGAAGCTGGAGTGCAAACAGGTCAGCCAAAGAAATCCAAGATCCGCAAAGGTCATTGGATTCCTGTGGTTGCAGGCTTCTTGCGTAAAGATGGTAAAATTCTGGTCGGCCAAAGACCTGAAAATAACTCCTTAGCTGGCCAATGGGAATTTCCCGGTGGAAAGATTGAAAACGGGGAAACGCCTGAGTTCGCTCTCGCAAGAGAATTAAATGAAGAACTGGGTATCGAAGCCGAAGTCGGGGAACTCAAACTCGCCTGCACTCATTCATACGGGGACGTAGGGATTCTCATATTGTTCTATGAGATCATTTACTGGAAAGGTGAACCTCGCGCCAAACATCACATGATGCTTGAGTGGATTCACCCAGAAGAACTCAAGCATCGCAATATTCCAGAAGCGAACCGCAAGATACTTGATCGCATCTATAAAGCCTTAGGGATTGAATGGCGAAAATAATTCTTGTAAGCAAAAATATCACGGCCACTTCTTGGCAATTGGCGCAGGCTCTGCGCAGCCAGCAACATGAGGTCGTGATTCTTACAAGCAGAGGTGAAGAGCCTCTGGGCCACCTGCACGGCATCGAATTCATGGCATATTTCAGAAGATGGAACTTTGTCGAAGGCCTTAAAATCATTCCAGGTCTTTTCGGATTGCAACCGCAAATCTTACATATCGTTCTGGATGAAGACCGCATGAATGCGGCACAAATCGTTCTTTCGACTTTTGCAAAATCTCATCCTGCTTGTGTTCTGACGACTTCCCTTTTGAATATTCGCTATGGACTTCGCCGCAGCAACCCGGTTCGCTATTTGGTTGAAGAAAGCGATATCATCACCTGCCCGACGGTCGAAGCATTGGGACAGTTGCGCGGACTAAATGTTCGCTCCAACAGCCAAGGACGAGGGATTTTACCTCCGGCCTTGGATTTCCGTCATGATACTCTTTCTGAAATCTATGCCGATGGCAGTGACGCCCGATTGATCGCAGATTTGGCTGACAATGACTATTTTGTCGTCCCTTTCCGTGAGACTCGTTTTAATCCTGACTCGGAAAATCTCATGCGCATCCGAACTCTCGCGCAAAAGCACAAAGTGGCTCTGTGGGGATCTTATTCTCATTGGCCTTTGCGCGATCGTAAGAAGTTTGCGGCCTGGATGGCCAAATTCGATTGCGAGCACCGTTGGGTTGTGACCGGTTCTATGCCGCCTCACCTTTCGAAAATTTTGTTAGAGCGTGCAACAGCTTTTGTTTTAGCGGGGCAGAAATTCACGCCGGTTGAAATGACTGAATACTATATGCGCGCCATTCAGTCTCAAGCGGTCATGATTCTGGATTCCCGCCAGACCAGTATTCACTCTGATCTTTGGAAAAACGCGGTAAACTGCTGGGTCCTGAATCACGAACACACGCAAAGAGATTTGGTAAAGCTGCTTTCCAGACCTCACCTTCGTCTGCCTGAAGTCATGTCTGAACAAAGAGCTCAGGGCAGCCATCTGATTGATTCGTCCTTAAATGAACTCAATCGTCTGTACAACAAGGCCTTGTCTCATCTAAGATAAGTTCATGCTTGCGAAGTCGAAACTTCCAGAGAAATTAAATATCTGCCTGACCTCCGCCCGTTTCCCGATATTAAGTCGTGCGACGGACCATGGATTTTTATGGCCTATTGCTCGCGGCTTGGCTCGCGAAGGACATAAGGTCACGGTGCTTTCGACCACTTCATTCTTGAAAAAACCTGAAGTGATTCGCGACGGCGTGCGCGTTCTTTATCTTCACGAAGGTGCCAAGAATCTTTCTCATATGAGCTTCCAAATTGCAGTTCGGCAGAAGTTTGCACAACTTCATAAAGAAGAACCTTTTCACCTGGTTCATAGCATCGATAGATCGGGTTACCGCATTGGCAATCGCAAAAAAGATTTCAAAATCGCGATGGCTTATGATGTGGAAGCCACTCAGATGTCACAGCTTTTTGCGATCTTAGCAATGAAGCGCGAAACCTTGGGAAGCATGCTGACCACGGCGATCGCAACCGCTTATAAATTCCTGACAACTTATTATGGTGGCGACCGCCAGCTTCTTTCGACGGCCGACGGGATCTTTGTTACCAATCCTCAGCAAAGAATCATTCTGGAAAGATATTATCTTTATCCTGACTTTCACACTTACACGGTTCCTTATGGAATTGAACTGGGTGACTTGTCGCCTAAAGAGAAGTCTTTGGAACTTCGTAAAAAGCTGGGTCTGCCGGAAAATTCCCATGTCGCGGTTACAATCAGCGATATGACAGAGGTTCAAGAACTTCTTCCGCTTTTAAAGGCCTTTGAGAAGGTGGCGATTAAAAAGCCCAACAGCTATTTGATCATCGTCGGCAACGGACCCAAGTTTAAAAATGTGGAGTTCGAAGTCCTCAATCTGGCTCTTGGCAATCGAGTCATCCTAACGGGCGCAGTTCCAGCCCCCGAAATCGAAGACTATATTGTCTTGGGCGATGTTTTCGTAAACATGAGTTCCCGCACAACAGGCTTTGAACCCTCCACTTTGGAAGCCATGGCGCAGAAAAAAGTGGTTATGGGGTCTGAAGTGTCGCCTATTGCCAACATTATTGAAGATGGCAGAGACGGTTTCTTGCTTCGCCCGGCCGACGTGGACTCCATGAGCAACCTCTTGGTTGAGATCTTTTCAGGCACCATGCCTGCGGACGAAATCGGCGAAAGAGCCCGTCAACGCGTCGTAGACCTGTTTGACACCCCAAAACTGGTCCAGTCCGTGCTCGATGCCTACCGAAAAATACTGCTCAACACCGGAATGTATAAGAAGCATTGAGTTAAAGTATTGAAAAGTGATAGTCAGCCCCCTGCACATCTGTATAATCGGGAGTGTTATCAATGCTTTATGGTTCGATATGTTTAGACCGAAATACGGCATATCTGAGCTTGAGATCTGAAGGAACTTGAAGATGACAAAAGCGGATTTAATAAATTTGATCTCAGAAAAAGCCGGCATCACTCGCGTGAAAGCTGAGACTGTAGTTAACACTATTTTTGATTCTATGGTGGAAGCCTTGATGCGCGATGACCGTATTGAAATCCGTGGTTTCGGTTCATTTGTAAATCGTCAATATGGCGCTTATAAAGGACGCAATCCTCGCACTGGTGAAATCATCAATGTTGAAGAGAAAAAATTGCCATTCTTTAAAGTTGGTAAAGAACTCAAAGAAGATATCAACGGCGGAAAAGGCGAATAAAAAAAAGGAACCCACGGGTTCCTTTTTTTATTTCTGAATATCAGACTCCGAAAGTTTAAACCATCGAAGCGTAGATTTCTTGATAGGTTTTAATATGGTTGTCATCCACACGTTTATACAAATCCGCACGAGTCAGATCTTGAAACTTTGAAACTCCCATGGCGCCGATGATATGCGCCACCGTTCCCAGTGTTTCTGCATGGAAGTTTTTAACACGCTCTCGCTTGGTCGGCACATGAAGGCCTTTAACCAGATTTGGATCTTGAGTCGCAACACCTGTTGGGCATTTATTATTGTTGCAGCGAAGTGCTTGAATACACCCCAAAGCCAGCAACATTGAACGAGCCGCATAGGTCGCATCTGCACCAATACACAATAACTTTACGATATCAAAAGCAGTCGTGATCTTTCCGGTTGCCAGAACTTTCACCTTCTCGCGAACGCCAAATTTCTTCAGAGTATCAACAACAATCACCAAAGCATCAATGCCCGGCATGCCCATATAGTTTGTGAACTCAAGTGGTGCAGCGCCAGTTCCACCCTCGGCACCGTCGACGGCAATAAAGTCCGGATAAGAATTCTTTTCCACCATCAAAGAAACCAACTCTTCAAACTCGCGGCGATGGCCCAGGCACAATTTAATACCCACGGGTTTTCCACCGGATAGTTCACGCAAGGTCTCAATGAACTTCAACATTTCCGCGGCATCACTAAATGCACTATGTCCCGGAGGCGAAATCACATCTTTGCCCATCGGCACATTTCGAATCTGGGCAATTTCAGGCGTCACTTTTTTACCAGAAAGAATACCACCGTGCCCCGGCTTTGCCCCTTGGGACAACTTAATCTCAATCATTTTCACCTGAGGACGAGAGGCATTGGTTTTAAAAAGTTGTGGATCAAAAGTACCTTCATGGGTTCTGCAACCAAAATAACCCGTACCGATTTGCCAAATCAAATCTCCACCCAATTCAAGATGGTAAGGAGAAATACCGCCTTCCCCCGTATTGTGCGCAAAGCCACCGTCTTTGGCGCCTCCGTTCAGAGACAAAATGGCGTTCGTCGACAAAGAACCAAAACTCATCGCTGAGATATTTAACAAAGACAAAGAATAAGGCTGTTTACATTTCTCGCCACCCACGGTGATACGCAGATCTTTTTCATCCACATGTTTTGGATACATGGAGTGAGTCACAAACTCATAACCTTGTTTGTAAACGTCGTGCTGGGTTCCGAACGGCACTGTATCTAAAACTTTCTTAGCTCTTTGATAAACGACGGAACGCTGTTCGCGATTGAATGGACGACCATCGGTATTGGATTCAATAAAGTACTGATTGATCTCGGGACGAATTGATTCCAAGAGATAACGGAAATGTCCAAAGACTGGGAAGTTGGATTTAATTGCGTGACGAGTTTGTCTGATATCGCGAATTCCCAATGCGAAGAAGGGAACAAAAAAGAAGAGAGATAACAACCCCGGCATCCAATAGAAGTAAAATAAAACATTCGCAACAAGTACAACCACGAGGGCCGTGTAAAATTCTTTTCTCATTATTGAGCCTCGAACATTAAGTTTCTCTTAGTTTTCTTCAAACCCAGAGCATACAAAATTCTTGTCCACAAAGACAGTCTGTTTCGACTTCTCTCGAGGGCATCAGATCCGACTTTAATTCACGATTTATTTATACTGAGGGGAACAAACGAAGGTCTTTGATATTTTTCACATCAAAAAGACACATAAACAGACGCTCTACTCCCAGGGCGATCCCCCCAGAGGGAGGAAGTCCCGCTTCTAGACTTTGGAAGAACTCTTCATCCAGACGAATCTCTTCTTTTCCGGAAGCTCTTTTCTTTTGTAAATCCTCTTCGGAACGCTGCCGTTGAATTTTAGGATCATTCAATTCATGGAAAGCATTGGCCAGTTCCAGCCCCTTCCAATAGAACTCGAAACGATCCCCCCAACCGTCTTCTGTTAAGCGCGCCAAAGCCGCCTGATAAGGAGGGTATTTCTCAACAAAAATTAAATCCTCAGGTGGCAACTGCGATTCGATTTTATCCATGAAGATCAGAAAGAAATAGTCGTCGATGCTTTCGGCACTTCGTACGTCCACGCCTAACTTTTCCGCCAAGGCTTTGAGTTCGGCAAGAGTGGTCTGAGGAGTCAGATTGAAATTGCAGTAAATTTTAAAAAGTTCTGCGACGGAATAGCTGATAACCTGGCGCGGCCCTGGAACCTTGAGGGATTTTGAAAGATAAGTCACAAGACCGATCGCATCTTTTTTAATCGCCGCCAGATTGTCGTAGGCGCGATACCACTCCAGCATCAAGAATTCGGGCTGATGACGTTCTGTCACTTCGCCATTGCGATAACAAGGGGCAATCTCAAAAATTTTCTCTGCACCTAAAGCCAAGGCTTTCTTCAGATGAAGTTCAGGGCTGGTGGGCAAAAACAATTTCTCTTTGCGTGAGCCAACCTTGAGCTCTGTGGAAAACACATCCAGAGCGGGTTCTGTGCCGGGACAAACCACCAGGCCCGGGGTTCTTAACTCTACAAAGTTATTGAATTTAAAAAACCCGCGCAAATGATCGAGATAAGAATTCCATTTCAAAAACAATTCTTTGTCATAAGAGCGTTTTGGCAAAGGTGCCAATTGTGGAGCCAACAACACCAGTTCATTGACGGAAACAACCGCAACCAAATCACCGAAATCCAGGAATTCTGAATGTTCGGGGGCATTATCGAATTTAACTTTATGAGTTTGTTGGTCACGGTGAAGAGTCAGCGCAAGGCTTCCGTCCTCACGAACCAGGTCGTAAATACGACCGGCCACGATGACACCCGAAGGCATGGCCGGATAGGGTTTCCAAATTGATGAAAGATATTCTTTACGATCCAAGACTTGCCACTTTAGCGGCAAAGACCTTTCGCACGCAAGGAATCAAGCTGAGAAAAAATCGATTCCATTTGATTCGCCCCGAAAAGGACCTCTTCACCGGAAACGATACGGTGCTTCACCCAAGATCCGTTAAAGATCCCTTCGCTTGTCATCGAGCATTGAGGTAATTCAGTTTCAGCATGGGCCAAACCTGTTTGTGACAAAAGAACTAGAAAGAAAGTGGCCAAGGCTGCTAGTGCGATTCTCATTTTTTACCCCTTCTTCTCTGGTATTTTCCATCGTTGGTTCAATGTGACACCAGAGACGTTTCACGGAAGCTATAAAGCAATACGCTTGCCAAATGATTTCGAGCCATTTTGCTCCCATTCACTTTGGTCCTCTGGACTCGCGCCGAGGGGGAACTCGGGTACTATAGAGCGAAACCTCGGTATAACTTTCACAGCCTTTTGGTTTCAAAGTTGTATTTTTTCGCTCGATCCTATATCTGAAATACTGAATTTAATTGAGGAAAGGCCAAACTGTGAATCTAACTGGTAGCTTAAACCTGAATCTCCATAAAACCCTCTCATCCTTTCAAGATTCCGTCGACTGGGCCCAATTGCGTCACGTCTCTGAAAAAACCACCTACCGCACAGTTCGCGATGAAAAGCCCGATCGCAATCATATCTCTTTTGATCATGGCATCATGGTGGAAGTTTTGGTGAACGGTCACTTTGGATACGCGGGCACCAGCGATCTTTCTGATTCGGGTGTAAAGCGCGCCTTCAGCAAAGCTGTGGCAATGGCCAAGCAAGCTTCTTCTTTTAAGGTTCACGACTTCTCGGTTTTGCAGCGCCCCATGGCTAAAGGACACTACCACTCCCCAGTGACTCGCCCCATGGATTCAATTTCTGCAAAAGAGATTTCTGACATCTTTGTCGATGCCACCAGGGCGATGAAAGTGTCTGACAAAATCGTCAGCCGTTCTGCCACCGCTATGATTGTTGAAACCGAATTTTTCTCAGTCAGCACCAGCGGTTCTGATGTTCATCAGAAGTTTTCTATCGTCAGCACCGACTTCTCGGCCACTGCGGGCGCCAATGGTGATACCCAAACCCGCTCTGACAGCGGCGGTCTTGCGCGCTGTTTGCAAGTGGGCGCCGAAGTTTTCGACCGCGCTTCCATTCTGGAGAGATCCAAAAAATTAGCTGAAGAGTCTGTCGAACTTCTTTCTGCAGAAAACTGTCCAGAGACTGCTATGAATCTTTTGATCGCGCCTGATCAAATGACTTTGCAGGTTCATGAATCTATCGGGCATCCCTTGGAGTATGATCGTATTTTGGGAGACGAAAGAAACTATGCCGGATGGAGTTTTGTGAAGCCGGATGATTTCGGCAAACTTCGTTATGGCTCGAACTTGATGAATGTCACTTTTGATCCGACCATTCCTGATGCTTTGGCGTCTTATGCTTTTGATGACTCTGGAAACCCAGCGAAGAAAGAATTCCTTATCAAAGACGGCCTTCTGGTGCGTGGTTTAGGTGGCCTGGAATCCCAAGCCCGCCTGGATCTTCCAGGTGTTGCCAACACCCGCTCTTCTTCTTGGAATCGTGCCCCGATTGATCGCATGGCGAATATTAATCTGGAACCGGGCACCAGCAAACTTTCTGAGATGATCGCCTCCACAGAGCGCGGCGTTTTCATGATGGCCAATAAGTCCTGGTCTATCGACGACTATCGCAACAAATTCCAATTCGGCTGCGAGTACGCGAAACTGATTGAAAACGGCAAGCTCACAAAGACTCTTAAAAATCCAAATTATCGCGGCACCACTGTGAATTTCTGGAACAGTTTGAAAGCCGTCAGTGAAAACCGTGAAACCTATGGCTCTCCTTACTGTGGTAAAGGCGAACCAAATCAGGTTATTCGCGTCGGACATACCACGCCTTATTGCCTCTTCTCTAATATCGAAGTGTTTGGAGCTTAAAATGAATTTTACTGAATCCACCAAAAAAGCTTTCAATGCTGTCGCAGATCATCTTTTGCAAAGCCTTCAGACTGGCGAAGAAGCGAATTTAAATCTTCACGCCGAAGATACAACTTTCATCCGTTTCAATAACAATAAAGTTCGTCAGAACACTCACGTTGAACAGCGTTCTTTGGGTTTGCTACTGCAAAAAAATGGCAAGACAGCGAACCTCAGTTTCTCTATCACAGGCCAGGTGGAGGAAGATAAAAAACGCGCCGATCACTGGCTGGCAGAAGCTCGCAAAGAATGTGATCTTTTGCCCGAAGACCCTTATCAGGTGGCTTTGCAAAATAACGGCACGAGCGATAGCACCATCACGGGACATTTGCTTTCTGAAGG is part of the Bdellovibrio svalbardensis genome and harbors:
- a CDS encoding TldD/PmbA family protein, which codes for MNLTGSLNLNLHKTLSSFQDSVDWAQLRHVSEKTTYRTVRDEKPDRNHISFDHGIMVEVLVNGHFGYAGTSDLSDSGVKRAFSKAVAMAKQASSFKVHDFSVLQRPMAKGHYHSPVTRPMDSISAKEISDIFVDATRAMKVSDKIVSRSATAMIVETEFFSVSTSGSDVHQKFSIVSTDFSATAGANGDTQTRSDSGGLARCLQVGAEVFDRASILERSKKLAEESVELLSAENCPETAMNLLIAPDQMTLQVHESIGHPLEYDRILGDERNYAGWSFVKPDDFGKLRYGSNLMNVTFDPTIPDALASYAFDDSGNPAKKEFLIKDGLLVRGLGGLESQARLDLPGVANTRSSSWNRAPIDRMANINLEPGTSKLSEMIASTERGVFMMANKSWSIDDYRNKFQFGCEYAKLIENGKLTKTLKNPNYRGTTVNFWNSLKAVSENRETYGSPYCGKGEPNQVIRVGHTTPYCLFSNIEVFGA
- a CDS encoding HU family DNA-binding protein — encoded protein: MTKADLINLISEKAGITRVKAETVVNTIFDSMVEALMRDDRIEIRGFGSFVNRQYGAYKGRNPRTGEIINVEEKKLPFFKVGKELKEDINGGKGE
- a CDS encoding quinone-dependent dihydroorotate dehydrogenase, with amino-acid sequence MRPWLLLPPQWAHDLIPLTLPFISMAYGRKIPEWNSFTWRDMTFANPVGIAGGVDKNAEHLKDWWRLGCGFVEVGTVTPLAQDPNPGKIMDRDKSLQAMWNKMGFPSHGADEVFYNLAAYAPRFRTTVFVNIGKNRTTPNNEAVQDYLTLVDKFRPFADAFVVNVSSPNTQGLRELQNKDNLRNLLGPIIDRVSHFEPTPVLVKLSPDMGDDALAEAITHCHELGVDGFVLTNTTLSRPPGCHFPAEGGLSGAPLKHLSQRALQIAVQILGKNKDEKLLVSAGGIMSPDDVFERLQMGANLVQIYSALVFYGPGFFHEVARKHHERQ
- a CDS encoding glycosyltransferase family 4 protein, which codes for MLAKSKLPEKLNICLTSARFPILSRATDHGFLWPIARGLAREGHKVTVLSTTSFLKKPEVIRDGVRVLYLHEGAKNLSHMSFQIAVRQKFAQLHKEEPFHLVHSIDRSGYRIGNRKKDFKIAMAYDVEATQMSQLFAILAMKRETLGSMLTTAIATAYKFLTTYYGGDRQLLSTADGIFVTNPQQRIILERYYLYPDFHTYTVPYGIELGDLSPKEKSLELRKKLGLPENSHVAVTISDMTEVQELLPLLKAFEKVAIKKPNSYLIIVGNGPKFKNVEFEVLNLALGNRVILTGAVPAPEIEDYIVLGDVFVNMSSRTTGFEPSTLEAMAQKKVVMGSEVSPIANIIEDGRDGFLLRPADVDSMSNLLVEIFSGTMPADEIGERARQRVVDLFDTPKLVQSVLDAYRKILLNTGMYKKH
- a CDS encoding EF-P lysine aminoacylase GenX encodes the protein MDRKEYLSSIWKPYPAMPSGVIVAGRIYDLVREDGSLALTLHRDQQTHKVKFDNAPEHSEFLDFGDLVAVVSVNELVLLAPQLAPLPKRSYDKELFLKWNSYLDHLRGFFKFNNFVELRTPGLVVCPGTEPALDVFSTELKVGSRKEKLFLPTSPELHLKKALALGAEKIFEIAPCYRNGEVTERHQPEFLMLEWYRAYDNLAAIKKDAIGLVTYLSKSLKVPGPRQVISYSVAELFKIYCNFNLTPQTTLAELKALAEKLGVDVRSAESIDDYFFLIFMDKIESQLPPEDLIFVEKYPPYQAALARLTEDGWGDRFEFYWKGLELANAFHELNDPKIQRQRSEEDLQKKRASGKEEIRLDEEFFQSLEAGLPPSGGIALGVERLFMCLFDVKNIKDLRLFPSV
- a CDS encoding FMN-binding glutamate synthase family protein, which translates into the protein MRKEFYTALVVVLVANVLFYFYWMPGLLSLFFFVPFFALGIRDIRQTRHAIKSNFPVFGHFRYLLESIRPEINQYFIESNTDGRPFNREQRSVVYQRAKKVLDTVPFGTQHDVYKQGYEFVTHSMYPKHVDEKDLRITVGGEKCKQPYSLSLLNISAMSFGSLSTNAILSLNGGAKDGGFAHNTGEGGISPYHLELGGDLIWQIGTGYFGCRTHEGTFDPQLFKTNASRPQVKMIEIKLSQGAKPGHGGILSGKKVTPEIAQIRNVPMGKDVISPPGHSAFSDAAEMLKFIETLRELSGGKPVGIKLCLGHRREFEELVSLMVEKNSYPDFIAVDGAEGGTGAAPLEFTNYMGMPGIDALVIVVDTLKKFGVREKVKVLATGKITTAFDIVKLLCIGADATYAARSMLLALGCIQALRCNNNKCPTGVATQDPNLVKGLHVPTKRERVKNFHAETLGTVAHIIGAMGVSKFQDLTRADLYKRVDDNHIKTYQEIYASMV
- a CDS encoding Glu/Leu/Phe/Val family dehydrogenase, with translation MEAPHGSKNGSQIEPLYDGPLFRNAIQTLDEAAKLINCDPNVLERLKRPRRCITVSVPVRMDDYSVKVFTGYRVQYSPTLGPYKGGIRYHQNVDLQEVVGLAALMTFKNSVLGLPLGGAKGGITVDPTKLSRTEKQNLTRRYASEIGPFVGPTKDIPAPDVGTDPQTMAWFMDTYSQEQGGFAQPGVVTGKPVEIGGSLGRNHATGLGVVYVAEKAFEVNKMSLKGATIAIQGFGNVGSFAAKFAHERGARIVAVSDVSGGIFNGDGLDIPEVLEYIKAHKFLKGYPKATPISNEDLLEVKCDALFPCALENQIDTHNAEKIQAKIIVEGANGPVTNAATKILTKRGVYIAPDVIANGGGVIVSYFEWVQDTMALFWDEDEVNGRLKTIITKAFDKGHSFATEKNVDMRSAAMAVSVQRLEKAMLLRGLYPR
- the mutT gene encoding 8-oxo-dGTP diphosphatase MutT — translated: MSDNKLSSGGAGGQTSPSEAGVQTGQPKKSKIRKGHWIPVVAGFLRKDGKILVGQRPENNSLAGQWEFPGGKIENGETPEFALARELNEELGIEAEVGELKLACTHSYGDVGILILFYEIIYWKGEPRAKHHMMLEWIHPEELKHRNIPEANRKILDRIYKALGIEWRK